The Opitutaceae bacterium genome has a window encoding:
- a CDS encoding sodium-dependent transporter has protein sequence MSHKQPAESWNSRLGVILAVSGSAVGLGNFLRFPGQAAQYGGGAFMIAYFVSLLVIGMSICWAEWTLGRYGGRYGVHSSPALFALLIRRPWAKYLGVLGIIIPIGVYMYYVYIEAWCLGYAVNYLTGTLGQVGMDSGAYFARFVGLNHDGFAIGFSLDQVGIFVIAVYFLNYFLIYRGLSRGIELFCKFAMPSLIVIAVIILVRVLTLGAPIPDKPEQSVLAGLGFMWNPGDVAHQLKNPELWMAAAGQIFFSLSVGFGIIATYASYLKDTDDVVLSGLTATSANEFCEVGLGGLITLPAGFVFLGAAGLVGQGTFGLGFNVLPIVFATMPFGAFFGFLFFFLLFLAAVTSSLSMLQPGIAFLEEALSIRRRESVAILGVLTGMGSMFVWYFSQNLKALDTIDFWAGTFFIFIQGFLMIILFSWVMGVERGFEEAHRGAAFRIPDFFKPIMKYVAPAYLMIIFVLWVLFNLLGWNGQFAGASFNPTGYVVDLLGSETRPASTVARLSVGIMILFTVFISIVVSITGKRWDEKFKNLPKGFTS, from the coding sequence ATGTCCCACAAACAGCCGGCGGAAAGCTGGAATTCAAGACTTGGCGTCATCCTCGCCGTCTCCGGCAGCGCCGTGGGACTCGGCAATTTCCTCCGATTTCCGGGCCAGGCCGCCCAGTACGGGGGCGGGGCCTTCATGATCGCCTACTTCGTCTCCCTCCTCGTCATCGGGATGTCGATCTGCTGGGCGGAGTGGACTCTCGGACGATATGGCGGCCGCTACGGCGTCCACTCCAGCCCCGCCCTTTTTGCCCTGCTCATCCGCAGACCCTGGGCCAAGTACCTCGGCGTTCTCGGGATCATCATCCCCATCGGCGTCTACATGTACTATGTCTACATCGAAGCCTGGTGTCTTGGCTATGCCGTCAACTACCTGACCGGCACCCTCGGTCAGGTCGGAATGGATTCCGGGGCCTATTTCGCGCGCTTCGTCGGCCTGAACCATGATGGGTTCGCCATCGGTTTCAGCCTCGACCAGGTGGGCATTTTCGTCATCGCCGTCTATTTCCTCAACTACTTCCTGATCTACCGCGGCCTCTCCCGGGGCATCGAACTTTTCTGCAAGTTCGCCATGCCCTCACTCATCGTCATCGCGGTCATCATCCTTGTCCGCGTTCTCACCCTCGGGGCTCCCATCCCCGACAAACCCGAACAGTCCGTCCTCGCGGGTCTGGGCTTCATGTGGAACCCCGGCGATGTCGCCCACCAGCTGAAGAATCCGGAACTCTGGATGGCCGCCGCCGGACAGATCTTCTTCTCTCTCTCGGTCGGCTTCGGAATCATCGCGACCTACGCCAGCTACCTGAAGGATACCGACGACGTGGTTCTGAGCGGCCTCACCGCAACCAGCGCCAATGAGTTCTGCGAAGTGGGCCTCGGGGGACTGATCACCCTGCCCGCCGGTTTCGTGTTTCTCGGCGCGGCCGGCCTCGTCGGCCAGGGCACTTTCGGCCTCGGCTTCAATGTGCTTCCGATCGTCTTTGCCACCATGCCGTTCGGGGCCTTTTTCGGGTTCCTCTTCTTTTTCCTCCTCTTCCTCGCCGCCGTCACCAGTTCCCTCTCCATGCTGCAGCCGGGCATCGCCTTCCTTGAAGAGGCCCTCTCGATCCGCCGCCGGGAGTCGGTGGCCATCCTCGGAGTCCTGACCGGAATGGGCTCGATGTTCGTCTGGTATTTCAGCCAGAACCTGAAGGCACTCGACACCATTGATTTCTGGGCCGGAACCTTCTTCATCTTCATCCAGGGCTTCCTCATGATCATCCTCTTCTCGTGGGTCATGGGAGTGGAACGGGGCTTCGAGGAAGCTCACCGGGGGGCGGCCTTCCGCATCCCGGATTTCTTCAAACCGATCATGAAGTACGTTGCCCCCGCCTACCTCATGATCATCTTCGTCCTCTGGGTCCTCTTCAACCTGCTTGGCTGGAACGGCCAATTCGCCGGTGCCTCCTTCAACCCGACCGGATACGTGGTCGATCTTCTCGGGTCGGAAACCCGACCCGCCAGCACGGTGGCCCGCCTCAGCGTGGGCATCATGATCCTCTTCACCGTCTTTATCTCCATCGTCGTCTCGATCACC
- a CDS encoding LptF/LptG family permease — translation MFKTLDRHILSEWLAILGLVTGATFGLLMLEDMFGGIRDLLRFGASIGQIGFYYLILAPSFLKMVLPISILISLLYSLGRLHRNNEFTALRSAGIGLVRMTRWIWVVGFVLSGLLFFLQGGVIPWSVEQSRRLWDNLEFAHQAQVADTDEVGLVYGLAFDNQRDNRLWYINRFSEYSFRAYGLTMSEMDSSRREVRRIMASEGYFDEVDGVWVFLKGRDIGFDPETGDVIRPVAFERLTLPADRDDPRTMLLLGEDAKDLSFFELRSIMQTLTPEENPKLLSHAVYYHQMLAETMRCLLMVGLAIPFAVTGVRTNPAVGVSKSMGLFLVYYLLTVVSTTVAERGLVDPLLAAWFPNLIMLTVALWLMRKLF, via the coding sequence GTGTTCAAGACGCTCGATCGTCATATCCTTTCGGAGTGGCTGGCAATTCTGGGGCTGGTGACTGGAGCCACCTTCGGTCTGCTCATGCTTGAAGACATGTTTGGCGGGATCCGGGATCTGCTGCGGTTCGGGGCCAGCATCGGGCAGATCGGATTCTACTACCTGATACTGGCGCCGAGTTTCCTCAAGATGGTGCTGCCGATCTCCATCCTGATCTCACTGCTTTACAGCCTGGGCCGCCTCCATCGAAACAACGAGTTCACGGCACTGCGATCGGCCGGGATCGGCCTGGTCCGCATGACCCGATGGATCTGGGTGGTGGGTTTTGTCCTTTCGGGTCTTCTCTTCTTTCTGCAGGGAGGCGTGATCCCCTGGTCGGTCGAACAGTCCCGGCGTCTCTGGGACAATCTGGAATTCGCCCATCAGGCGCAGGTGGCGGACACCGATGAAGTTGGTCTTGTTTACGGACTCGCCTTTGACAACCAGCGTGACAACCGGCTCTGGTACATCAACCGATTCAGTGAATACAGTTTCCGGGCCTATGGCTTGACCATGTCGGAGATGGATTCGTCGCGCCGGGAGGTCCGGCGGATCATGGCCAGTGAAGGCTATTTCGACGAAGTGGACGGAGTCTGGGTCTTCCTGAAGGGACGGGATATCGGCTTTGATCCGGAAACGGGAGACGTCATCCGTCCGGTGGCCTTCGAACGACTCACCTTGCCGGCCGATCGGGATGACCCGCGGACCATGCTCCTGCTCGGCGAGGACGCGAAGGACCTGTCCTTCTTCGAGCTGCGATCCATCATGCAGACCCTGACTCCGGAGGAGAATCCGAAGCTGCTCAGCCATGCCGTCTACTACCACCAGATGCTGGCCGAGACCATGCGTTGTCTGCTCATGGTCGGGCTGGCCATCCCCTTTGCCGTGACCGGGGTGAGGACGAACCCCGCGGTGGGGGTCTCGAAATCAATGGGTCTTTTTCTCGTCTATTACCTCCTCACCGTGGTCAGCACGACCGTGGCCGAGCGGGGTCTGGTCGACCCCCTTCTCGCCGCCTGGTTCCCGAACCTGATCATGCTGACGGTGGCCCTCTGGTTGATGCGCAAGCTGTTCTGA
- the fusA gene encoding elongation factor G: MKDYKPEDIRNFAVVGHAASGKTMLTEAMLACSGVINRLGSISAGSTVSDYHVSEKDHQISVHASLLHTEWLDRKFNIIDTPGYMDFISEGLGAIRVGDFALVAISATHGIGIGTHQVWDYASHYGMPKMIVINGLDKEHVDFDQCLESCRSHFGKQVFPLTVPINAGPGFNRVLDVPRSEVITFKTDGSGSFTEEPASGELLERVKELHREMIEFIAESDDTLLEKFFEQGSLSEEEMRSGIHAAVQSEAFIPLFATSAETNVGVARLMDFIAKYGSSPVDRVRVTAHEESGAETSVELTNSEPVAYVFKTLSEAHVGEMSFFRVYSGTIRAGSDLFNSGRKVNERLGQLFILNGKNRDLVDHVGPGDIGAVVKLRDTHTGDTLCSPKHILTLPRVTYPKPNIHAALRVKAKGDEEKIAVGLATLHEEDPTFQHRVDSELHQTVISGQGELHLQIIVERLKRRFNVEVELSEPRVPYRETIRGKADSKYRHKKQSGGAGQFAEVWMRVEAAPRDSGVDFSHSLVGTNVDRVFVPSVEKGVQAACNEGIISGYRVTDVKIDFYDGKMHPVDSKDIAFQIAGYFAFKEAFNNAKPCMLEPICAITVKIPDSHMGDVMGDISSRRGRIQGMDTEGQFQVIKALVPQKELYHYSTTLRSLTGGRGMHTEEFDHYEEVPRELEQKIIAAARAAKEE; encoded by the coding sequence ATGAAGGATTATAAACCGGAGGATATCAGAAACTTCGCTGTCGTCGGCCATGCCGCGAGCGGCAAGACGATGCTGACCGAGGCCATGCTGGCCTGCAGCGGCGTCATCAACCGCCTCGGCTCGATCTCGGCCGGCTCGACCGTCTCCGACTACCATGTCAGCGAGAAAGACCACCAGATTTCGGTCCACGCCTCGCTCCTTCACACCGAATGGTTGGACCGCAAGTTCAACATCATCGACACCCCCGGCTACATGGACTTCATTTCTGAAGGACTCGGCGCCATCCGGGTAGGGGATTTCGCCCTGGTGGCGATCAGCGCCACTCATGGTATCGGGATCGGCACCCACCAGGTCTGGGATTACGCCAGCCACTACGGGATGCCCAAGATGATTGTCATCAACGGCCTGGACAAGGAACACGTCGACTTTGACCAGTGTCTCGAATCCTGCCGGTCCCATTTCGGCAAGCAGGTCTTTCCCCTGACTGTCCCGATCAATGCCGGACCGGGCTTCAACCGGGTCCTTGATGTTCCCCGCAGTGAAGTCATCACCTTCAAGACCGATGGCAGCGGCAGTTTCACCGAGGAACCCGCCTCGGGTGAACTCCTCGAAAGAGTCAAGGAACTCCACCGCGAAATGATCGAATTCATCGCCGAGTCCGATGACACGCTCCTTGAGAAGTTTTTCGAACAGGGATCGCTGAGTGAAGAGGAAATGCGCAGCGGCATCCATGCAGCCGTCCAAAGCGAGGCCTTCATACCGCTCTTCGCCACCTCGGCCGAAACCAATGTCGGCGTGGCCCGCCTGATGGACTTCATCGCCAAGTATGGTTCGTCCCCGGTCGACCGGGTCAGGGTGACCGCCCATGAAGAGTCGGGGGCGGAAACCAGCGTCGAGCTGACCAATTCCGAACCGGTGGCCTATGTCTTCAAGACCTTGAGCGAGGCCCATGTCGGCGAGATGTCCTTTTTCCGCGTCTACTCCGGCACTATCCGGGCGGGATCCGACCTCTTCAACAGTGGCCGCAAGGTCAATGAACGCCTTGGCCAGCTCTTCATCCTCAACGGAAAAAACCGCGACCTGGTCGACCACGTCGGCCCCGGTGATATCGGTGCCGTGGTCAAGCTCCGTGACACCCACACCGGGGACACGCTCTGCAGCCCCAAACACATCCTCACCCTTCCCCGGGTGACTTACCCGAAACCGAACATCCACGCCGCCCTCAGGGTCAAGGCCAAGGGCGACGAGGAAAAGATCGCGGTCGGCCTGGCCACGCTTCACGAGGAAGACCCGACCTTCCAGCACCGGGTCGATTCCGAGCTGCACCAGACCGTCATTTCCGGTCAGGGCGAACTCCACCTGCAGATCATCGTGGAACGCCTGAAGCGCCGCTTCAATGTCGAGGTCGAATTGTCCGAACCGCGGGTCCCCTACCGGGAAACTATCCGGGGCAAGGCCGATTCCAAGTACCGCCACAAGAAACAGTCGGGCGGCGCCGGCCAGTTCGCCGAGGTCTGGATGCGGGTCGAGGCCGCACCCCGCGACTCCGGAGTCGATTTCAGTCACAGCCTTGTCGGCACCAATGTCGACCGGGTCTTCGTCCCTTCGGTCGAAAAGGGGGTCCAGGCCGCCTGCAACGAGGGCATCATCTCCGGCTACCGGGTCACCGACGTGAAAATCGACTTCTACGATGGAAAGATGCACCCGGTGGACTCCAAGGACATCGCCTTCCAGATCGCCGGCTATTTCGCCTTCAAGGAAGCCTTCAACAACGCCAAGCCCTGCATGCTTGAGCCCATCTGCGCCATCACGGTCAAGATCCCCGACAGCCACATGGGCGACGTCATGGGCGACATCTCCTCCCGGCGGGGCCGCATCCAGGGAATGGATACCGAAGGCCAGTTCCAGGTGATCAAGGCGCTCGTCCCGCAAAAGGAACTCTATCACTACTCCACCACTCTGCGCTCCCTGACCGGTGGCCGTGGCATGCACACCGAGGAGTTTGATCACTACGAGGAAGTCCCCCGCGAACTCGAGCAGAAGATCATCGCCGCCGCCCGGGCTGCCAAGGAAGAGTGA